A portion of the Malania oleifera isolate guangnan ecotype guangnan chromosome 3, ASM2987363v1, whole genome shotgun sequence genome contains these proteins:
- the LOC131152316 gene encoding 2-methylpropanoate--CoA ligase CCL4-like encodes MELLRPHPANSSPLTPLTFLDRAATIYGDGPSVVYNSTTYTWSQTHRRCLQLASSLTSLLGISRGDVVSVVAPNVPAMYELHFAVPMAGAILNTMNIRLDPRIVSVLLRHCESKLVFVDCICRSLVLQALSLFPPSTRRPLLVLIADDANADADGSAAPSEINATADICATYENLIEKGDPGFEWIRPKNEWDPITLNYTSGTTSSPKGVVHCHRGVFITTVDSLIEWSMPTRPVYLWTLPMFHANGWSHPWGMAAVGGTNICLRRFDAAVISRSITTHGVTHMCCAPVVLNMLSNSDPEPLQKPVRVMTAGAPPPATVLLRTESLGYIVSHGYGLTETTGIVISCAWKPQWNRLPATERAKLKARQGVRTIGMTQVDVVDPGSGKSVKRDGLSLGEIVMRGGCIMLGYLKDPERTAKSMKDDGWFYTGDVAVMHPDGYLEIKDRSKDVIISGGENLSSVEVESVLYTNPAVNEVAVVARPDEYWGETPCAFVSLKSGTSGTTEKEIVEYCRARLPHYMAPKTVVIKEELPKTSTGKIQKFQLREMAKSLC; translated from the coding sequence atggagctTCTCAGGCCTCACCCTGCAAATTCTTCCCCTCTCACCCCTCTGACTTTCTTGGACAGAGCTGCCACCATCTACGGCGATGGCCCTTCCGTCGTATACAACTCGACCACCTACACTTGGTCCCAAACCCACCGCCGATGCCTCCAACTGGCCTCCTCCCTCACCTCCCTCCTCGGCATCTCCAGGGGTGACGTCGTCTCCGTCGTCGCCCCCAACGTCCCCGCCATGTACGAGCTCCACTTCGCCGTCCCCATGGCTGGCGCCATCCTCAACACCATGAACATCCGTCTCGACCCCCGCATCGTCTCTGTCCTCCTCCGCCACTGCGAATCCAAGCTCGTCTTCGTCGACTGCATTTGTCGTTCCCTCGTCCTCCAAGCGCTCTCCTTGTTCCCCCCCTCCACGCGCCGCCCTCTCCTCGTCCTCATCGCCGACGATGCCAATGCGGATGCGGATGGCTCCGCCGCCCCATCCGAAATCAACGCCACCGCTGATATATGCGCCACGTACGAGAATTTGATCGAAAAGGGCGACCCGGGGTTCGAGTGGATCCGACCCAAAAACGAGTGGGACCCGATCACCCTCAACTACACCTCCGGAACGACGTCGTCGCCCAAGGGGGTAGTTCACTGCCACCGCGGCGTTTTCATCACCACCGTCGATTCGCTCATCGAATGGTCCATGCCCACCCGACCCGTCTACCTGTGGACCCTCCCCATGTTCCACGCCAACGGCTGGAGCCACCCGTGGGGGATGGCCGCCGTCGGCGGCACCAACATCTGCCTCCGGAGGTTCGACGCCGCCGTCATCAGCCGCTCCATTACAACCCACGGCGTCACCCACATGTGCTGCGCTCCCGTGGTGCTCAACATGCTCTCCAATTCGGACCCGGAGCCTCTCCAAAAACCTGTCAGAGTCATGACCGCCGGAGCTCCACCGCCAGCCACCGTGCTCCTCCGGACCGAATCTCTCGGGTACATCGTGTCCCACGGGTACGGGTTAACCGAGACGACAGGGATCGTGATATCCTGCGCGTGGAAGCCGCAGTGGAACCGGCTGCCAGCAACGGAGCGTGCGAAGCTGAAGGCGAGACAGGGAGTGAGGACGATCGGGATGACCCAGGTGGACGTGGTGGACCCCGGGTCGGGTAAGAGCGTGAAGCGAGACGGGTTGTCTCTGGGGGAGATCGTTATGCGGGGCGGGTGCATCATGCTGGGGTATCTGAAAGACCCAGAGAGGACGGCGAAATCCATGAAAGACGACGGGTGGTTCTACACTGGCGACGTTGCGGTGATGCACCCGGATGGGTATTTGGAAATAAAAGACAGATCGAAGGATGTGATCATAAGCGGAGGGGAGAATCTGAGCAGCGTGGAGGTGGAGTCGGTGCTGTACACAAACCCGGCCGTGAACGAGGTGGCGGTGGTGGCGCGGCCGGACGAGTACTGGGGGGAGACGCCGTGCGCGTTCGTGAGCTTGAAGTCAGGGACGTCAGGAACAACGGAGAAAGAGATAGTGGAGTATTGCAGAGCGAGATTGCCGCACTATATGGCGCCGAAGACGGTGGTGATCAAGGAGGAACTTCCCAAGACTTCCACCGGGAAGATTCAGAAGTTTCAGCTGAGGGAGATGGCCAAGTCACTGTGTTGA